In Oxobacter pfennigii, the genomic window CAAAGGCTGTAGGCATGGTGCCGGAAGAGGCCAGAAAAATACCTTTGACAAAAGATAAGCTTGAGTCACAAATCAACAAACTGGGCGGTACTCCATTTATAATGGATGATATATCAGCTGACCTTGATGATAATTTGTCCCTGCCCTTAAGCGCCATAAACCAGATGAGAAGGGAAGCAGTGGATGAGCTTATTAATTTAAGAATAAATAGATATATACCGCAAAATGTTTCTATAAACTTAGTAAAGAAAAAAGCAGAAAAACATTTTGAGAACAGGATAGAGCTTCAAAAAAAGCAATTAAGATTAAGCGTGCAGGTTAACAACACTTCCCATGTTGAAAGTGCAATAAAGGGCGGAGCAGATATTATAATACTCGGAGGCACAAAGCTTCGAGGACATTTAATGGATTATAAGAAGGCTGTTGAATTATGCAAGGAGAATGACGTTTTGGTTTATGCCGCCAGCCCAAGGATTATAAAAAAAGAGTATAATATTATTGCAGGAGAATTAAAAAAAGCTGTGGAATACGGTGCCAATAGCATATACGCAGAGAATGCTGGTATAGTAAAATATTGTATGGATGAAGGCATTAATTTTGCCGCCGGTTTTTCCATGAATATATTCAATCATTTAACGGCCGAAACATTTTTAAATATGGGATGCGATTTTGTATCTTTATCGCCGGAGCTTTCCATAAATGAAATTTCAAAAATCGCGCCATATATCAATAACTGTGAAGCATTATGCTATGGACGTATTGAAATGATGGTAAGCGAATACTGCCCTGTCGGAGGTAGCAATGACAAATGCAATAATGCATGCAGCAATAATGGCAATCATCATTTGACCGACAGAATGGGGATGGAATTTCCCGTAGTCACTGACCAATTTTGCAGGAGCCACATTTATAACTCAAAAATACTATCCATGCTGGAAAGCATAGGCGAATTAAAGGACAGCGGAATAGATATATACAGGCTCAATTTTCTGGATGAGGACAAAGATGAGGTTGAGAATATAGTAGGTGCCTTTAAGGAGGCATTAAATTCTGTTCAAAATAAATTGCCTCTAACTGACAAAGTAAATGACATGGTAACAGACATAAAGAAAAGAGGATATACCAAAGGACACTATTACAGGGGAGTAGAATAAAATAAGAGGTGGACTTGAATGAATCAAAGGACTTTAAGGGTACTTGAATTTAATAAAATTATCGATATGCTCTCGGACAGGGCATTATCATCCATGGGCAGTGAAATTGCCAAAAACTTAATTCCCTCAAGTCATATGAAAGAGGTTAAAATAATGCAGGAGGAGACGGACGAGGCTGTAAGCATTATTTTAAGAAAGGGCAGCGCACCATTGGAGGGCTTGAATGATATAAGGCCTGCTCTAAAAAGGGTGAGCATCGGCTCGGTTTTAGACCCGGGGGAATTGCTTAAGATATCCGACCATTTAAGGTGTGCCCGGAGAATCAAGGGCTATATGGATGACAATAAGGAAAACTACCCTATTATTAAGGATTATATTGAGGGTCTGACATCCATAAAAAGCCTTGAGGATGAAATTTCTAACTGCATCATAAGCGAAGAAGAAGTGTCCGATAGGGCAAGCACGACTTTATACAATATAAGAAGGCAGATTAAAGAAAAGAACAGCGCCATAAGGGATAAATTAAGCAGTATAATAAGGTCTTCCGAATACTCAAAGGCATTGCAGGATGCAATAATTACGGTAAGGGGAGACAGATTTGTAGTGCCTGTAAAATCAGAACACAGGGGAAGCTTTCAAGGCCTTGTACACGACCAGTCTTCCAGCGGCTCCACCTTGTTTATAGAGCCTATGGCTGTAGTTGAAATGAACAACGCCATAAAGGAATTAAAAGCAAAGGAAAGGGCAGAGATTGAGAGGATTCTTTCCGAACTGACTCAAAAGGTAGAAGAAAACCTTGATAATATAAGTGTAAACAACGATATATTATCCCAATTAGACTTTATATTTGCCAAAGCCAAGCTTGCCATTGATTTAAAATGCATGCCTCCTTCAATAAACGATGAAGGCTATATAAATTTAAAAAATTCAAGGCATCCGCTGATTGACCCTGATGTGGTAGTGCCTAACAATATTATAGTTGGAAAAGAATTTAGCGAGCTGATTATTACCGGGCCTAACACCGGAGGTAAGACGGTAACATTAAAGACTGCAGGGCTCTTAACACTAATGGCTGCAGCAGGCTTGCAAATCCCTGCCAGTGAGAATTCAACGGTAGCTGTATTTGACCAGGTATTTGCAGATATTGGAGATGAACAGAGCATAGAGCAAAGCCTTTCAACCTTCTCTTCCCATATGACAAATATTGTTGGAATTATGGCGGAAGCAACCTCCAATTCATTATGCCTCTTTGACGAATTGGGAGCAGGTACGGACCCGACGGAAGGCGCCGCCCTTGCCATGGCTATATTGGATGAACTCTATGAAAGAGGGGCAAAGGTAATTGCAACAACTCACTACAGCGAGCTTAAGATATATGCGCTGCAAAGAGAAGGTGTAGAAAATGCATCGGTGGAATTTGATGTTGAAACCCTAAGGCCAACCTACAAGCTTCTAATAGGTATACCGGGAAAATCCAATGCCTTTGAAATATCAAAGAGGCTGGGGCTCTCAGACTATATAATTCAAAAGGCCAGAAATTTAATATCAAAGGATTCATTGGAATTTGAAGAGCTCATAACCAGCCTTCAGAAAAACAGCATAATAGCAAACAAGGAGAGGGAAGAAGCCGAAAGGCTGAAAGCCGAGATTAAAAAGATAAGGGAAGAATACGAAAACAGGAGAGAGAAACTGGAGAAGGCAAGAGATGCGGTAATAAGCGAGGCAAGAAGAGAAGCCCGCAATATTATAAAGGATGCAAAGGATGAAGCCGATGCTTTAATTAAGGAGATAAGACAGGCTGCCCAGGAGGCAGAGGCAGACAGGAACAGGCAAATTGAAGAAGCAAGGAAAAAGCTTAAGGGACGCTTAGATGAAGCAGATGAAAAGCTTTCAAAATCAGCCGTATCTGACAGCAGGCTGAAGCCCTTAAAGGATGTAAAGCCTGGAGATACTGTATTTATAGAAACTCTTAATCAAAACGGTACTGCTTTGACATCTCCGGATATCAAAGGTGAAGTGTCCGTTCAGGTAGGAATTATGAAAATTAATGTCCATATTTCCAACCTTAAGAGAAAGGAAGATACTAAACAAAAGGCTCAAAGCTACACGACTGCAGGAGCATTATCGGGCAGGACAAATGTCATTACATCTTCCATTGATTTAAGGGGCCAGACATTGGACGAAGCCCTGATAAACGTTGATAAATACCTGGATGATGCTTATCTTTCTTCTTTAAGTGAAGTGACCATAATTCACGGCAAAGGTACCGGAGTATTAAGGCAGGGTATAATGGACATGTTAAAACATCACAGCCATATAAAATCCTACAGGCCGGGCAACTACGGCGAAG contains:
- a CDS encoding endonuclease MutS2, with the protein product MNQRTLRVLEFNKIIDMLSDRALSSMGSEIAKNLIPSSHMKEVKIMQEETDEAVSIILRKGSAPLEGLNDIRPALKRVSIGSVLDPGELLKISDHLRCARRIKGYMDDNKENYPIIKDYIEGLTSIKSLEDEISNCIISEEEVSDRASTTLYNIRRQIKEKNSAIRDKLSSIIRSSEYSKALQDAIITVRGDRFVVPVKSEHRGSFQGLVHDQSSSGSTLFIEPMAVVEMNNAIKELKAKERAEIERILSELTQKVEENLDNISVNNDILSQLDFIFAKAKLAIDLKCMPPSINDEGYINLKNSRHPLIDPDVVVPNNIIVGKEFSELIITGPNTGGKTVTLKTAGLLTLMAAAGLQIPASENSTVAVFDQVFADIGDEQSIEQSLSTFSSHMTNIVGIMAEATSNSLCLFDELGAGTDPTEGAALAMAILDELYERGAKVIATTHYSELKIYALQREGVENASVEFDVETLRPTYKLLIGIPGKSNAFEISKRLGLSDYIIQKARNLISKDSLEFEELITSLQKNSIIANKEREEAERLKAEIKKIREEYENRREKLEKARDAVISEARREARNIIKDAKDEADALIKEIRQAAQEAEADRNRQIEEARKKLKGRLDEADEKLSKSAVSDSRLKPLKDVKPGDTVFIETLNQNGTALTSPDIKGEVSVQVGIMKINVHISNLKRKEDTKQKAQSYTTAGALSGRTNVITSSIDLRGQTLDEALINVDKYLDDAYLSSLSEVTIIHGKGTGVLRQGIMDMLKHHSHIKSYRPGNYGEGGIGVTVVEIKR